GGGCTCGGCGAGCCGGAGGAGCGTTgctaatgtttttgtttgtttgcttttccatgcATGCATAATGAGGGGGCACCGCGGCACCACGCGGGGGCTCCCGGCCCACTTTTGTATTTAAAGCCTCGCTGCGAGCGAGTCCGCGGCCGGGCTCAGCGGATCCGCTCCCCGGGCTCCTTGTCACCCGAGAAGCCGCCGCCGAGGGAAGCCCGGGAGCCGCTCTCCGGCCGCGCCGAGTTTCTGGTTCTCCCCGCGCCGCCCGGAAAGGGCTCCCCGGAGCTCGGTGGAGACCGGGGTCGCCGCgggcggagggggaggggacGCGGGCGGCCGGGCCGCGGGAAGGCGGGCAGCGCACGGACCCAGCCAGGAAGCCGCGCGATGCGAgagcccgcggcggcggcggcggcggcggcggcgcggcgctgAGCCCGGGAGGAAGGAGCCGCCGCGGCCGCACAACGGAAAATGCACCCGCGGCGCCGCGCGGTCCTGCAGCCccgccgcggccccgcggcccgcAGCCCCCCGGGGCGGCAGTGAGCGCCTCCCGCCACCGCCAGGGGCCGACCGGAGGGGCTCTTCGCGGCTGTGCCTTTCGAGGAAGCAGCCGCAGCCCGAGCGAGACCCGACCTTCTGCAAGCAGCGGGGCACCAGCAAGCGGCGCGCATGGATTTATGAAAACACTCATGCAAGAGGTTGGCAGGACTGGGGCAAACTTTTCCGCCGGCTCCGCGTCCGCCGCTGCCCGCGCCtcatctcctttcccctcctcgcCCGGCGGCCGCCGCTGCCCGCGATGGTGGCAGGGCTGCTGGGCGGCGGCAGCGGGGCCCGCGGGGGGACCGTGCCGGGCGCCTGGCTGTGCCTGATGGcgctgctgcagctgctgggcTCGGCGCCGCGGGGCTCGGGGCTGGCGCACGGCCGCCGCCTCATCTGCTGGCAGGCGCTGCTGCAGTGCCAGGGGGAGCCGGAGTGCAGCTACGCCTACAACCAGTACGCCGAGGCGTGCGCGCCGGTGCTGGCGCAGCGCGGAGGGGGCGACGCGCCGggggccgctgccgccgccgccgccgccgccgccgccgccttcccggccTCGGCCGCTTCCTTCTCCTCGCGCTGGCGCTGCCCGAGCCACTGCATCTCGGCCCTTATTCAGCTCAACCACACGCGCCGCGGGCCCGCCCTGGAGGACTGTGACTGCGCGCAGGATGAGAACTGCAAGTCCACCAAGCGCGCCATTGAGCCGTGCCTGCCCCGGAcgagcggcggcggcgcgggcggcccgggCGCGGGCGGGGTCATGGGCTGCACCGAGGCTCGGCGGCGCTGCGATCGCGACAGCCGCTGCAACCTGGCGCTCAGCCGCTACCTGACCTACTGCGGCAAGCTCTTCAACGGGCTGCGCTGCACCGACGAGTGCCGCACCGTCATCGAGGACATGCTGGCTGTGCCCAAGGCGGCGCTGCTCAACGACTGCGTGTGCGATGGCCTGGAGCGGCCCATCTGCGAGTCGGTCAAGGAGAACATGGCCCGCCTGTGCTTCGGCGCAGAGCTGGGCAATGGCCCGGGCAGCAGCGGCTCGGA
The DNA window shown above is from Equus asinus isolate D_3611 breed Donkey chromosome 23, EquAss-T2T_v2, whole genome shotgun sequence and carries:
- the GAS1 gene encoding growth arrest-specific protein 1, translated to MVAGLLGGGSGARGGTVPGAWLCLMALLQLLGSAPRGSGLAHGRRLICWQALLQCQGEPECSYAYNQYAEACAPVLAQRGGGDAPGAAAAAAAAAAAAFPASAASFSSRWRCPSHCISALIQLNHTRRGPALEDCDCAQDENCKSTKRAIEPCLPRTSGGGAGGPGAGGVMGCTEARRRCDRDSRCNLALSRYLTYCGKLFNGLRCTDECRTVIEDMLAVPKAALLNDCVCDGLERPICESVKENMARLCFGAELGNGPGSSGSDGGLDDYYDEDYDDEQRAGGAGGEQPLDDDDGVPHPPRPGGGAAAAGGRGDLPYGPGRGSGGGGRSAPRGAWTPLASILLLLLPLPF